The following are encoded together in the Triticum dicoccoides isolate Atlit2015 ecotype Zavitan chromosome 6B, WEW_v2.0, whole genome shotgun sequence genome:
- the LOC119326736 gene encoding pentatricopeptide repeat-containing protein At2g01860-like has product MSSLASWPPLSVLPGGISLAPALVKTDGAKLLCSCRSTARVSCAGSSNGSVAKESAYGKQQAYGEDAAADKEEGGSEWSKDEIEAISALFARPMRQKPVKPPNPATQRPLPLPLPHKTRPPVTPTPTQHIRLASRSMFSDKVRKNPEVLVGIAKEIAALPPESDVCKVLDRWVPFLRKGSLSMTIRELGHMGLPERALQTLCWAQGQKAVPLFPDDRILASTIEVLARFDELKMESALEECVPSASRAVLEAMARGFIRAGKVGLARKLLELARMNKRTLHPSIYAKLILEVARTPEGYGLAAALLDELGERPDFDLRQQDCTAVMKVCIKLRRYAAVESLFSWFRGSGGNPTVVMYTTVIHSRSRDGRHREALALVWEMEQANCLLDLPAYRVIVKLCVALRDPERAFRYLSRLKEAGFVPTSDIYCNLIEGYAAAGRMARCRQLIREAESIGVLLDKRLISSLSEMGDRRP; this is encoded by the coding sequence ATGTCTTCTCTGGCGAGCTGGCCGCCGCTCTCCGTGCTGCCTGGCGGCATTTCCCTGGCTCCAGCATTGGTTAAGACTGACGGCGCCAAGTTACTTTGCAGCTGCAGGTCTACTGCCCGGGTCTCTTGCGCTGGGTCATCCAATGGAAGTGTCGCCAAGGAATCGGCATACGGTAAGCAGCAGGCGTACGGAGAGGACGCTGCTGCGGATAAGGAAGAGGGTGGTTCAGAATGGAGCAAGGACGAGATTGAAGCCATCTCGGCGCTGTTTGCCCGGCCGATGCGCCAGAAGCCAGTGAAGCCGCCGAACCCGGCGACGCAGCGGCCTCTCCCGCTGCCGCTGCCCCACAAGACGAGGCCGCCCGTCACACCGACACCGACGCAGCACATCCGGCTGGCTTCGCGCTCCATGTTCAGCGACAAGGTGCGCAAGAACCCCGAGGTCCTCGTCGGCATTGCCAAGGAGATCGCCGCGCTCCCGCCGGAGTCCGATGTGTGCAAAGTGCTGGACCGTTGGGTCCCCTTCCTCCGGAAAGGCTCCCTGTCCATGACCATCCGGGAGCTCGGGCACATGGGGCTTCCCGAGAGAGCTCTTCAGACACTGTGCTGGGCACAGGGGCAGAAGGCAGTGCCTCTGTTCCCTGATGACCGGATCCTCGCTTCGACCATCGAGGTTTTGGCGCGCTTCGACGAGCTGAAGATGGAGTCTGCGCTTGAGGAATGCGTCCCCTCGGCGAGCCGCGCTGTCCTCGAAGCCATGGCGAGGGGGTTCATCAGGGCAGGCAAAGTAGGCCTGGCACGCAAGCTCCTTGAACTTGCCAGGATGAACAAGAGGACACTGCACCCGAGCATCTACGCGAAGCTGATTCTGGAGGTTGCCCGGACACCTGAAGGCTATGGGCTCGCTGCTGCACTGCTCGATGAGCTCGGTGAGAGGCCAGACTTTGACCTGCGCCAGCAGGACTGCACAGCTGTCATGAAGGTCTGCATAAAGCTCAGGCGGTACGCAGCCGTGGAGAGCCTATTCAGCTGGTTCAGAGGGTCTGGCGGGAACCCAACTGTTGTGATGTACACCACAGTGATCCACAGCCGCTCCCGTGATGGGAGGCACCGAGAGGCGTTGGCCCTGGTTTGGGAAATGGAACAGGCAAACTGTCTTCTTGACCTGCCGGCGTACCGGGTCATCGTGAAGCTGTGTGTGGCATTGCGTGATCCAGAAAGGGCTTTTCGGTACCTGTCAAGGTTGAAGGAGGCTGGATTCGTTCCGACCAGTGACATATACTGTAATTTGATTGAAGGCTATGCCGCAGCAGGGAGGATGGCCAGGTGCCGGCAGCTGATCAGGGAAGCTGAGTCAATCGGCGTGTTGCTGGACAAGAGGCTAATTTCAAGCTTGTCTGAGATGGGTGATAGACGTCCTTGA